The nucleotide sequence CCCTGTACCCCGACGCTGCGGACGTCGGCCAGCAGCACCACCGGGCACTGCCAGATCTCGCGGTCCAGCCCGGCGGCGGTCAGCTCCTCGCGGGCGATCGCGTCGGCGGCACGCAGCGTCTCCAGCCGGTCGCGGGTGACCTCGCCGATGATCCGGATGCCCAGGCCGGGGCCGGGGAAGGGCTGGCGGCCCACGATCACCTCGGGCAGCCCGAGCTCGGCGCCGACGCTGCGGACCTCGTCCTTGAACAGCGCGCGCAGCGGTTCGACCAGGTCGAACTCGATGTCGTCGGGCAGTCCGCCGACGTTGTGGTGGCTCTTGATCACCGCTGTGTTGTTCCCGGAGCCGTCCACCCCTCCCGACTCGACGACGTCCGGGTAGAGGGTGCCCTGCACCAGGAAGCCGACGTGGTGGTCGGCGACCACCTCTGCCGTGGCCGTCTCGAAGACCCGGATGAACTCCCGGCCGATGATCTTGCGCTTCTGCTCCGGATCGGTGACCCCGGCCAGCGCGCCGAGGAACCGGTCGGCGGCCTCGGCGACGTGCAGCGTCGCGCCGGTGGCGGCCACGAAGTCCTTCTCGACCTGCTCGCGCTCCCCGGACCGCATCAGCCCGTGGTCGACGAACACGCAGGTCAGCCGGTCCCCGATGGCCCGCTGGACGAGCGCGGCGGCGACGGCGGAGTCGACCCCGCCGGACAGCCCGCAGATCGCGCGGCCGTCGCCGACCTGGGCCCGGATCGCCTCGACGGTCTCGTCGATGATCGACGCCGTCGTCCAGCCCGGGGTGATGCCGGCGACGTCGTGCAGGAACCGGCGCAGCACCTCCTGGCCGTGCG is from Pseudonocardia autotrophica and encodes:
- the guaA gene encoding glutamine-hydrolyzing GMP synthase yields the protein MQTPTVLVVDYGAQYAQLIARRVREADVYSEIVPATTPVSEIVAREPAAVILSGGPASVYAEGAPALDPALFEAGIPVFGMCYGFQAMARALGGEVAPDGTREYGRTEVTLTGTPGTLHEGLPRTHPVWMSHGDSVTAAPEGFTVTASTDRVAVAAFEDTERRLAGVQYHPEVGHSPHGQEVLRRFLHDVAGITPGWTTASIIDETVEAIRAQVGDGRAICGLSGGVDSAVAAALVQRAIGDRLTCVFVDHGLMRSGEREQVEKDFVAATGATLHVAEAADRFLGALAGVTDPEQKRKIIGREFIRVFETATAEVVADHHVGFLVQGTLYPDVVESGGVDGSGNNTAVIKSHHNVGGLPDDIEFDLVEPLRALFKDEVRSVGAELGLPEVIVGRQPFPGPGLGIRIIGEVTRDRLETLRAADAIAREELTAAGLDREIWQCPVVLLADVRSVGVQGDGRTYGHPIVLRPVSSEDAMTADWTRLPYEVVERISTRITNEVSEVNRVVIDVTSKPPGTIEWE